The Camelina sativa cultivar DH55 chromosome 16, Cs, whole genome shotgun sequence sequence CTCCCATCTTCATAGTAAATCCCAATCTTCTCATTCGGATTCTTAGCGGTTATTGTCACGTTAAAAGCCGTAGTCAAACTCGAGTCTTGGTTAAGTGCAAAACGCGTGAGTTGTAACCGGTCAATAGAGTAATCCGGTAGCTTCGGTTTAAAGACAAGGTAGAGTATACCAATCGTCGCgcctacaacaacaacaagtagcAAGAGAAAGCAAAACGTGTAGCAAAAGCATCTACAACAACAGCTTCTTGATCCTCTCTTCTTTGGAGGAGGCAAAGGCACGAACCGTTGTGGNNNNNNNNNNNNNNNNNNNNNNNNNNNNNNNNNNNNNNNNNNNNNNNNNNNNNNNNNNNNNNNNNNNNNNNNNNNNNNNNNNNNNNNNNNNNNNNNNNNNNNNNNNNNNNNNNNNNNNNNNNNNNNNNNNNNNNNNNNNNNNNNNNNNNNNNNNNNNNNNNNNNNNNNNNNNNNNNNNNNNNNNNNNNNNNNNNNNNNNNNNNNNNNNNNNNNNNNNNNNNNNNNNNNNNNNNNNNNNNNNNNNNNNNNNNNNNNNNNNNNNNNNNNNNNNNNNNNNNNNNNNNNNNNNNNNNNNNNNNNNNNNNNNNNNNNNNNNNNNNNNNNNNNNNNNNNNNNNNNNNNNNNNNNNNNNNNNNNNNNNNNNNNNNNNNNNNNNNNNNNNNNNNNNNNNNNNNNNNNNNNNNNNNNNNNNNNNNNNNNNNNNNNNNNNNNNNNNNNNNNNNNNNNNNNNNNNNNNNNNNNNNNNNNNNNNNNNNNNNNNNNNNNNNNNNNNNNNNNNNNNNNNNNNNNNNNNNNNNNNNNNNNNNNNNNNNNNNNNNNNNNNNNNNNNNNNNNNNNNNNNNNNNNNNNNNNNNNNNNNNNNNNNNNNNNNNNNNNNNNNNNNNNNNNNNNNNNNNNNNNNNNNNNNNNNNNNNNNNNNNNNNNNNNNNNNNNNNNNNNNNNNNNNNNNNNNNNNNNNNNNNNNNNNNNNNNNNNNNNNNNNNNNNNNNNNNNNNNNNNNNNNNNNNNNNNNNNNNNNNNNNNNNNNNNNNNNNNNNNNNNNNNNNNNNNNNNNNNNNNNNNNNNNNNNNNNNNNNNNNNNNNNNNNNNNNNNNNNNNNNNNNNNNNNNNNNNNNNNNNNNNNNNNNNNNNNNNNNNNNNNNNNNNNNNNNNNNNNNNNNNNNNNNNNNNNNNNNNNNNGTCACGTTAAAAGCCGTAGTCAAACTCGAGTCTTGGTTAAGTGCAAAACGCGTGAGTTGTAACCGGTCAATAGAGTAATCCGGTAGCTTCGGTTTAAAGACAAGGTAGAGTATACCAATCGTCGCgcctacaacaacaacaagtagcAAGAGAAAGCAAAACGTGTAGCAAAAGCATCTACAACAACAGCTTCTTGATCCTCTCTTCTTTGGAGGAGGCAAAGGCACGAACCGTTGGGGCTCTTGGTTCAAAGGGTCTTTGGAAGGGTCTTTGGAAGGGTCTCCTTGTTCTGATCTTGATGAACCACGAGGAACCAAAGGAGCCGTTGGACGTGCCGTTGGGGCTTCTGGGTCGTGGTCCGGATAGATTTTTTGGTGCTGAGACATTTTTGATGacaccaaagaagaagaagcttcgttAGTTGATCTTATATAATTTAGGGGTTAGGGAAATGAAAGTCAATAAGGAAGAACTTTTCAAAGGGGGAGAGACTTATCTATCTATATTATGTGTAGCCTATGTaaggttttaattttgtttatattgagATATTATGAAAAACGAGAAGACTAGTTTCCATACAACATGTCACACCTGTAATGTGAATTTGCTTGTGTGTTGAGGCAGCGGTCTTTTATGGAAATTGAAATTGATGTGAAtccatcaaataaataaaaaaatcttagtaGGTGAACTTGTACACGTAATTCATGTATGTGAACTTGTGTAATATAGATGAAAACAATCTAATGacttttaagaaaacaaatcatacgtcatcaaacaatgaaaaaatatagTCATTATAGATATTGTTCCATTTCAaatgattcttttatttttcttaatctcttttgctttatgtctttttgttgttttgttagtatctaaaaaaaaaaagtttggttttaatgttaagCTGTTCTTTCATCTATACAGTTTCTACTCAATATCATCTTTATATTCTcgaaatatgtttttatatataatataattttcttagttGTATCttagtctacaaaacaaaattacacaTCTACTTTTGatcaaatagtttttaaaattagtgCTTTTGATAATTAGATCGGATACCTTGATTCTGATTTCTGAGTACGTATGTTGTAAAGTCAAGATATCAATTTTTGTTGACCTAATCTCCCTTGACTAATGCAGCTGTTCTCATGCATTCCGTCAcggttctttttatttatttattttcctaacaTGCCACTAGATTTTCTTCCgaacaattattatttattttttttgattaaattttaaaattcattgaTAAAGGTTTGTTATAATGGAgactaaaaaaaactattaaatctTGTGATAGAGAAAGGAATCCatcttattgatttttattttttttcaacgaaTATTTCTAGAAGACTATTCTTCTGCTCGTcatattaaaaactattttcaattgGTCCTTTTTGCGTATTTGAAAGGTTGTTCGTATATTTCGTTGGATTTTTAAGAGCTACACTACAAAAACGTGACAGTTGCctatatttaaacttatttttgtgTCACATACAACCTTACTATTTATTTATCCTACATGAGACAAAATAAGTCTAGAGGAGCCTTGTTTGGTTTGGACATTTTCAGATGGATCTTTCTGATTACACAAATGGTGTGTGATGTGTTCTTTGATTTCATGATGGGACGATGACATACCTCATTTCATAAAACCAAGCCGACGAGTGGGATGTTTACTTCACATCGGATGAGTAACCGACATATAACGTGTTCACGGAGTTTGTATGTGACAAGCGATAAGGTTCCAATTTAGTTTCAGCGTACAACTTAACTTCGACCTTGAATCCGATAGCATCTGGTTTCACTTACTACATAGAAATTTCGAAGCAAACAAGGGATCTTTCAGACGAAAACGTTAGACATAGAAATATCATATAGCCTTTGTCCTTATGACACAAAAACAGACAACTCCCCAGACATGACATCAAAAACAAGCTATCCAAATTGTTTACAATCaaatcttctctttgttttaggCTTTCTCTTCATAACTAGTTTTCAATCAATGCACGACGGGTTTCAAAGGATGAGCTCTCAGTTCTGATAAGTCCAGACTTGCATCAAGCTCCTCGTCCAGCTCCCCAATAACACCTctgataaaataaaagaaaaacaattgcaGTGTTTCCTATGCTTggccaagaaagaaaaagaaaaaatacgaGGATGAGATTTACATGTTGTCGCCTCTGATAATGAACAAACCCAACACATGCTGTTGTACCCCTTCCTGAAATATCAAGACAAGTAAACCACTAACACATCAAAAGATCTTACCctgaagagacagagagagtgtgtgtgaaAAATATAGTAAGAGGTCTCGATGCTAAGTGAAAAACTTAAGGGTGGTTTAAAAGCGACTTTGTTCATATTTTGAATCCACCAGACACTAATGGAAGTCAATAATAAGAAACTAAAGATGCAACATGTTTTAGACACAAACAACATATAAGGTATAACCAAAAGAGTTTTCTCCAAGTATCCATCATTTTAACAGAAGCATCTCTATATCCAAGCCAAAAAGATCCATGGATGGGCCCTGACGAATACTAATCCCTTCCAAAAACATTGGTCTAATCGAGTATTGACATGGACACACTCTTGTGCacacaagaaaacagaaaggAATTGTACCTTTAAGCATCtttaggaaaacaaaagtaaattatGCATAATTACACACTGCCAGTAAAGATTTGACTCACATAGAAGTATCTAAAGCTTTAGTTAAATGCAATCACAATTTTCTTCATTACAATCATATAACATTTGATGAATTAATAGTACTTTATCTATTTCAGTGTATGCACCATGTAGTAAATATATCCACGGTATCTGATATAAATTCTTCCATTCAGAGgccaattatttatttattcactCTCACGTCTCACTACTCAAAGTACTATAGTGACCAGCCAATCTTAAATTTTAGAGTATGTTTGTTCCTTCAATAGATGGCACAACACAAAATAAACCAAGCAATGACTCAATGTATATTATTAGCAAGAACGTACTACCAATTTAAACGTCCAGACAAATAAAAATGCTCTGACAATGAATACAAGTTAAATTAGCATCCTAGTGAGCTTGCATCTCGTTTGTTCTAATTCTAATGCGATCACTAAAGACACAATATGGAGACATCAAGAACTCTAAGACATCAATAGAAACCTCATGAAAATGACTCCACGGTTAGATTAGATGTAGCCACTTAAAGATCCAAACCATTAAACATTGAGGTGAACAAagtcataataataaaaaaaaaactggccAATACTTGCAGAAACTAGTATTTGCAGCCATTCAATTTGGTACTTTAAAACAGAAACCAGAAGTCTAACCTTTGTGGAAAACACACGCTCATGAGATTCATCAAGGATTATATTTGTAGCTTGGTCAAAACCTTTAAGATATCCCTGAAAATTAAAACATCCGCGTTGCTCTCTTTGCTTATATATTTCGATATAACAcacaagaagagaaaataaacataCCACAATGTTGCGTCCATCATTTGTAATCACCGAAATATACTCTGCAACACCAACCAAAAGATAAGCCTTTTATACAATTCATGCGATAACGCATCACTAAATGTTGCTtactggaagaaaaaaaaaaaaaaaaaagggcaacTTACGATCAACAAGAGACTCGAGTCCAGTAGCTGTCGCCATACTAACAGTCCAGAGAACAATATATGACCTGAAAGGGATACTAAAATATTAGACTAGGAATTTCATCGAACAGTTGGTGGGCATTAGCAGATAACAAACATAGTTCTACAGATTTTATCACCAAACTTGACATGAACCCAGAATTAATAGAAACAAGAGATCAACCCAGCGTAATTCGACCCAAATCAGAGATGAACCATATGTAAAATTGGTTCCGGTTCCTGGGAATAATTACATCGAAGGGtttcaaagtaataaaaaaTGAGGAAGAcgaaagatagaaaaaaaaaagctctaacCTTTACTGCTTCCGAATCAAAACCCAGTTGCTTAGCAGAGCTTTCTGATTCGTAAAGCCCTAANTCTCCCCCTAAATTGTCATAAGTGGATTCAAGCTAAACCGAAGAGTTGATTAAATTGATAAGTGGATTCAAGCTAAACCGaaatttatttggtataattCAGCAAGTTTTTTATTCCAAACGGAAATTTCTGACCCGAACGGGGACAATTTAACCATTAAACCTCCCAAAAATTGTCataacaagaagagaaaaaaaaattcattgaaaTATATGAGCAAATAAACAACAATGTCTCCTTATTAAAACTTAAACCACAACAACACGAGTTTATGTCATTATTGCCTAAAGAAGAGTCATGTAACATTGTTGCTGCCTGATGNTTCTCACTGCTTTCAGAGAACTCCTCGGCTGTGTGTTTGCCTTTAGAATTAGATGTATAGGTTTAAGAAATTGCTCAATGAAACAATCAAACCGAACCAACATTTTATCCGGTTTAATTCGACAATTTTTTGGTATAACATGTTTGATTtaaggggaggtattggtttaggatttagaaagaattttaatgactttaaaagttaggtaaaatatgttgttattcaatcaagacttttaaaaactctttaaaaatttggtgttattggttgtggatttgtaaaaagttatctaaaatcttgataaatctagtgttattggattaagagttttataaagtcattaaaagttttatgttattcaagtaaaacaaaagaatcttggattgttaatgaattcaaattttatgttattggtttaggattttatatcatttccttcataacaaaagtcatgaaaactctttcatcaaatagaaagattttacaagattagaaaaaacaaatcatcaagattttaaaaaacttcataaacaatctcttagaatccttcatttttaactttcaattttctatgattctaacaatcagcaagaacataaaatcattaaaattctttctaaatcctaaaccaatatcTCCCCCTAAATTGTCATAAGTGGATTCAAGCTAAACCGAAGAGTTGATTAAATTGATAAGTGGATTCAAGCTAAACCGaaatttatttggtataattCAGCAAGTTTTTTATTCCAAACGGAAATTTCTGACCCGAACGGGGACAATTTAACCATTAAACCTCCCAAAAATTGTCataacaagaagagaaaaaaaaattcattgaaaTATATGAGCAAATAAACAACAATGTCTCCTTATTAAAACTTAAACCACAACAACACGAGTTTATGTCATTATTGCCTAAAGAAGAGTCATGTAACATTGTTGCTGCCTGATGATTCCTCCAACGAACCACCTCTCTTCAGAGTCACATACTTTTCAAAACTCGGTTCCATCAAATCCGCTTTCTTAGCCGTCGATGTGAATCTAAACCGGCTCGAATcggagttgttgttgttagccATAGAGTTAAGATCAGCCACTGCTTCAACAATGGAACAAGCTTTAGTAACACATAAAGGCAACAACGCAACCGAGTGGTCTTCAACAACACTCTTCCCATgaaaattcttaatatctttCAACAACAATGCTGTGTAATTGTTATCTTCGTTCGATACCATATCGAAATCTCGAGACTTCCTCACCGATCTGCTTCTCCTTAACACAACTTGAGGAGGTTCTACAACTGCTGCGGGGCGACTACTCGGGCTAGCAGCTCTACTAGTTCTTGGATTAGGTTTTAGAGACTCTAtcgtcttgttgttgttgttgttacaagATCCGATTCTTGATGAGTTTTGATCAATCTCTCCTAATGGATTTCGTCTATACGGGGATTGCTCCGCCTTTCTTGAATTGCTCCGGCTAAGCGAGGGACCCGTTCTTGCCGGAGACTTTGATCTCGGAGACGCTGCGATTCTACAAGCGTCTCCGATGTTTCTCTTAACCGTAGTAACCCGTTTAACCGACGGCTCTACGTTGTTACTCTTATCAGTCGCCGGAATCGTAACAAACTTTCCCGGTCTGTTGTTGTTAACATTTGGAAACTCCGATCGTTTCGCCGGAGATCTACTCACTCGCCTGCTGCTACCACCGCCGTTGTTTCCTCTTTCTCTGCTTCCGGATCGGTAACTCCTCGAATCATCCCTTTCTCTACTCGGAGTTCGTCTTCTTCGTTCCCGTGGCGAACCGTTCACTCTCTCAACTCCATGGTGACGGTTCCGGTGAGTCTGCATCTCAGCCTCTTCCACCTCCACCGCCGCATCATCGCCGCCGTTTTggtcaaaatcaaaacttctcTTTGAAGCAGAGTATCTTCTTGTTTTAGCAGCAGAGTTGCTTCTACTCAGCTTCCCACAGTGTATTAATATAGCATCGACTTCTTCTTTAGTACAGCTCGAGATCCTCACGACAGGTGTTGTAGAGTTCGGTTTCTCAGCAGCTACAGGAGACGAAACTGGAGAGTCTTTATCTGAATCTGTCTTCTTGGATCTCTCTTCATGGCTTCTTCTGTGTTTTATCACCAAAGCTTCTTTTTttggaacttcttcttcttgattcagTTTCTGaaatttgggttttgtttcttctattggCTCAATCTTGGGTTTGATGGTGGGATCTGGGGATCTAATAATAGTAGAGGAGGTGACATTAGAGGAAGGAGAAGGTTTTTTGCTAAGACAGCAACCCATTTGTGCTCAAAGAGTTTGGAAAGAACAGAGAAGGTTGAAGTAGAAGTGAGtcaagaacaagagagatttTAGGGGAATGTCTTTGtgtaaaaagacaaaagaaatattcaaaacttcaaactctgagaatattatttaatttggtaATGCGATTTGTGACAGAGACAGATCCTTTTATTTCAGAGAATATTCGAATTAGCCCTTTATTATTCCAAAATGGGTGTGAGATTGTAAGTTTTTAAGAAGATTGGGGTCAAATTGAAATTGTTTCATTTTAACAAGGACAGAACAGTGAGAGAGTAGTTTTGAAAATGGAGCCGTTGTACACTGCAGTCAATGTCGTATTATATAATAATCTGAgccttttctccttttttcgaAGCAATTTGgggtttcttcaattttttttatataaggtTTAGAATTCCAACGGCTATTTTCCATGTTGACGGTTTTGTTAGGTTGGTTACCAAAAAGCATTTTTAAGAAAACGAATTTTTGTTCACAGTTATTATATACGTAATGTCACTGAaaacataacaataataaaattaaagaggACAGTCTGGtaattttattatgaaaaaCGTGGATTTCGAATTGATTCGGATCagataaaatcttattttatttttaaacaaaaataaattaaagaaaataataactattaatattttttagaaattgttttaatttattttcataataatcATGTTCTTAAATTTGAAACTGTATATatgtaagtttattttatttggttatatattttgagaattttctgAAATATATTCAAGActttagaaattttatgaaCTAAACAATATtcataaatttagatttttataggCGATGACAAAACACCAGGGTATGATGGACTAACAACTAGATTTTATAAGTAATGTTGGGATATTGTTGATAGTGATGTTATAAAGAAAGTGAAAAGTTTCTTTGAAATATCAATGTTGACATCACACATGAATCATACCAATATCTATATGATTCCAAAAGTAGATAATAATCCTACAAATCTATAATCAGAATTGCACTATGCAATGTGTTCTAAAAGATTATCTTAAAGTGTTTAGTTCGAAGACTGAAAAAACACCTGGATGGTATTGTATCTGATGCTCAAACAGCTTTCTTTCATGGACGAATCATTTAAGACAATGTAATGATAGCTCATGAAGTAATGCATTCACTAAAAGTTCGCAAACGAGTATTAAAGTCATATATGAAGGTAAAAATTGAAGTAAGTAAAGCTTACGACAGAGTTGAGTGGAATTTGTTGAAATCCAATCTACAATTATTTGGCTTCTGTGATAAATAGATCGGATGGATTATGGCGGCTGTTGAATTTGTAAGTTCCTCTATATTGATCAATGGAGCACAATTTGGGAATTGTATACCAGAAAGAGGGATTCGCCAAGGTGATTTATTATCACCTTATCTTTTCATACTCTACTCTAATAGATTGAGTCATCTTATCAAGTCGAAGACTGCAGATGGAGATATTAAATGGAAAAAGGTTGGTGATAACACACCGCGTATCACACACCTAAAATTTGCTGATGATTCCCTGTTCTTCTGCCAAGCTAATAGAATAAATTGTCAAGCACtgaaaaatgatttgatgtATGTGAATACTACTTAGGACAGAAAATCAATACATCTAAATCAATGATTACTTTTGGTTCCTGAGTGAATGGATCAACACAGGATGGATTGAAAGCAATTATAGAAATACCAGATCATGGGAGAGGAGGTAATTATTTGGGACTACCATAACAATTAGGCAGGAAAAAACATCAAATGTTTGAGTTCATCATCGACATAGTGAAACAAAGAACATCATCACCAGTAGGGAAAGAAATAATGCTCAAATCAGTGGCCTTGGCTATGCCAGCCTGTGCAATCTCAtgttttaaattactaaaagGAGTCACTTCTGATATTGAATCAATACTTATGAACTTCTGGTGGGATAAAGGTTCTCAACAAAGAGGTATTCCTTGGATAGCTTGGAAAAAACTATAACatttaaaggaagaagaagcactaGGATTCCACGATTTAGAAAAATTGAATGATGCTTTGCTAGCAAAGCAAGCATGGAGGTTAGtccaatatataaattaattgtttGCCTAGATAATGAAAGTTTGCTACTATCAAGACGATCCTGTTTTAGATGCAAACCCTTGGAAAAATCAATCTTATGGTTGTTCTTATTTACTAGTGGGCATTTCTCTAAATAAAAAAGGCTCAAGATACAATTAGGATAAGGATTAGATAATGTTATTGACATACTCATGACAAAAAGTGGAGATAGCAGATCGTGGGGTACACAGAAGATAGTCACCATTATTGCTGCAGAAGATCTTGAACAGATTCAACATATCTATCTTGCTAAGGAAGAACAATCAGATAAACTTATATGGAATTACAACACTTCTGGAGACTACAATGTCAAGTCAGGCTAATGGCTGTTAACACATGATCCACTCTCATGTGACATTCCTCCTAATAAACCTTATGGATCGGTTAAgctcaaaaataaaatctggAAGTTAAAGGTTATACCAAAGATAAAACATTTCATAAGGCGTAC is a genomic window containing:
- the LOC104701166 gene encoding sm-like protein LSM8 isoform X2, whose amino-acid sequence is MATATGLESLVDQYISVITNDGRNIVGYLKGFDQATKEGVQQHVLGLFIIRGDNIGVIGELDEELDASLDLSELRAHPLKPVVH
- the LOC104750357 gene encoding uncharacterized protein At1g65710-like; amino-acid sequence: MGCCLSKKPSPSSNVTSSTIIRSPDPTIKPKIEPIEETKPKFQKLNQEEEVPKKEALVIKHRRSHEERSKKTDSDKDSPVSSPVAAEKPNSTTPVVRISSCTKEEVDAILIHCGKLSRSNSAAKTRRYSASKRSFDFDQNGGDDAAVEVEEAEMQTHRNRHHGVERVNGSPRERRRRTPSRERDDSRSYRSGSRERGNNGGGSSRRVSRSPAKRSEFPNVNNNRPGKFVTIPATDKSNNVEPSVKRVTTVKRNIGDACRIAASPRSKSPARTGPSLSRSNSRKAEQSPYRRNPLGEIDQNSSRIGSCNNNNNKTIESLKPNPRTSRAASPSSRPAAVVEPPQVVLRRSRSVRKSRDFDMVSNEDNNYTALLLKDIKNFHGKSVVEDHSVALLPLCVTKACSIVEAVADLNSMANNNNSDSSRFRFTSTAKKADLMEPSFEKYVTLKRGGSLEESSGSNNVT
- the LOC104701166 gene encoding sm-like protein LSM8 isoform X1 — encoded protein: MATATGLESLVDQYISVITNDGRNIVGYLKGFDQATNIILDESHERVFSTKEGVQQHVLGLFIIRGDNIGVIGELDEELDASLDLSELRAHPLKPVVH